A DNA window from Nitrospira sp. contains the following coding sequences:
- a CDS encoding SUMF1/EgtB/PvdO family nonheme iron enzyme has translation MHRIILTLVLLFGSSTTVNAAAADDSPQSSGTGFVVSRQGHILTNHHVVEGCASIRATVEGIQKEATVIGTDTRNDLAVLKLPGIMPSIAHFREGRNIRAGDSVVLVGFPLHGVLASEANITTGTVSALAGLGNDTRFLQMTAPVQPGNSGGPVFDQSGQIVGVVVSKLDALKVAKVTGDIPQNINFAINGAVAKAFLDSHGVGYETAASGKKLESAEIGAVAKQFTFLLECHSEKIGAEHRALEAERRALEAERRALDDERRALAEVRRTDQEARERVLRLEQEERARKAQVAAEQQRLQRQKEMAEAQAASERVIRFHEEEREREARENAQAQLEVERAEAERLTRETVEQEQRDRARLMLEQMKGGMPILAVRVNGNDGAPMILVPEGEFLYGEDNQKLSLPSFYLDAFEVTTKGYAAFMEATGHSKPEHWGDVSLDGHGMLPVIEVEYADAEAYCHYYDKRLPAEQEWEKAARGTDGRTYPWGNTEPAKYLANYGGQFCLIFCNVYAEKLKPVNDYVSGRSPYGIYNMAGNAWEWVEGRKLRGGSWLSNTHTPGLGLKIWNRTGEVSGTYGKRYLLGFRCAQDAR, from the coding sequence CGCCGCTGACGATAGTCCGCAATCAAGCGGGACCGGCTTTGTCGTCAGTCGCCAAGGGCATATCTTGACCAACCATCATGTGGTGGAGGGATGCGCTTCAATTCGAGCTACTGTAGAAGGTATCCAGAAGGAAGCAACCGTGATTGGGACCGATACGAGGAATGATCTCGCCGTCCTCAAACTGCCTGGCATCATGCCGAGCATTGCCCACTTTCGTGAAGGACGGAATATTCGGGCAGGGGACAGTGTGGTCTTGGTCGGCTTCCCCTTACATGGGGTGCTGGCCTCTGAAGCCAATATAACGACGGGAACGGTGAGCGCCCTGGCTGGGCTAGGAAACGATACGCGCTTCCTTCAAATGACCGCTCCTGTTCAGCCTGGCAATAGCGGTGGCCCCGTCTTCGATCAGAGCGGCCAGATCGTAGGTGTTGTGGTGAGCAAGTTGGACGCCTTGAAGGTTGCCAAAGTAACAGGGGACATTCCACAGAATATTAACTTTGCCATTAATGGTGCCGTGGCCAAGGCATTTCTTGACTCCCACGGTGTTGGCTATGAAACAGCTGCTTCAGGGAAGAAATTGGAGTCTGCGGAGATTGGGGCAGTAGCAAAGCAGTTCACCTTCCTGCTGGAGTGCCACTCCGAAAAGATTGGCGCAGAACATCGTGCTCTTGAAGCGGAGCGCCGTGCCTTGGAAGCAGAGCGGCGAGCCTTGGATGATGAACGTAGAGCCTTAGCAGAGGTACGTCGGACCGACCAGGAGGCCCGTGAGCGAGTACTTCGCTTGGAACAGGAAGAGCGTGCGCGAAAGGCACAGGTGGCTGCTGAGCAACAGCGCCTCCAGCGCCAGAAAGAAATGGCGGAAGCACAAGCCGCGAGTGAACGGGTAATCCGGTTTCATGAAGAAGAGAGGGAGCGGGAAGCCAGGGAGAATGCCCAAGCTCAGCTTGAAGTTGAACGTGCAGAGGCTGAGCGCCTGACGCGGGAAACTGTTGAGCAGGAGCAACGTGATCGAGCCAGACTCATGCTTGAGCAAATGAAGGGGGGAATGCCGATCCTGGCCGTTAGAGTTAATGGCAATGATGGGGCCCCAATGATATTGGTTCCAGAGGGCGAGTTCCTTTATGGGGAAGACAATCAGAAATTGTCACTGCCTAGCTTTTACTTAGATGCGTTCGAGGTAACAACCAAGGGTTACGCCGCGTTTATGGAGGCGACTGGTCATAGTAAACCTGAGCACTGGGGTGATGTTAGCCTTGACGGGCATGGGATGCTGCCAGTCATTGAGGTGGAGTATGCGGACGCTGAGGCGTATTGCCATTACTATGACAAGCGGCTTCCAGCCGAACAGGAATGGGAAAAGGCTGCGCGGGGCACGGATGGACGAACATATCCTTGGGGGAACACGGAACCCGCAAAATATTTGGCCAACTACGGGGGGCAATTCTGCCTCATTTTTTGTAACGTCTATGCGGAAAAGCTCAAGCCGGTTAATGACTATGTGAGTGGTCGAAGTCCGTACGGCATCTACAATATGGCGGGGAATGCGTGGGAATGGGTGGAAGGAAGAAAGCTTCGTGGGGGCTCGTGGTTGAGCAATACACATACACCAGGGCTTGGTTTGAAGATCTGGAACCGGACGGGGGAAGTCAGCGGGACTTATGGGAAACGCTACCTCCTTGGCTTCCGCTGTGCCCAGGATGCGCGCTAG